cccctgccagagcaggaccagaccaTCTAggccagggcacacaggaacacatccagacaggcctgggaagcctccagagaaggagactccacagcctctctgggcagcctgtgccagggctctgggacccttacaagagagaagttcccccttgtgttgagctggaacctcctgtgctgcagcttccacccattgctgcttgtcctatcccagggagcagtgagcagagcctgtccccgctcctgacccccagccctcagatagttatagacattgattaaatcccctctcagtcctgtGTGGTTGAAAGCCACACAAGGATTATTTTACCAGTTTACATCCATCTCACCCAGGGCTCAATGGTGTTGAGGAGTAGTGACCTCAAGAGAGGAGGCTGTCACTCAGAATGACCAGAATGGAGACTTTTGTGGCTAAACAGTAAATTAGCAAATCACTGCAAGCTACCAAGACTCTGTGGCCAGTCAGATAatgcaaggggttggaagggacactcaaagggtcctgcagggagcagggacatctccaactagatcaggttgctcagggcctcatcatgtttgaccttgaatgtctctggaGGTAGGACCTCCACCACTCTCTGCACACTGTGACTGGATGGAGGCTtaggcccagcagcagcagtggttctCTTTCTCCAGCTAGTTGCAAACTCTTACTTGCCCTGCTAAAATCCTCAAGGGAAGGCTAGGGAGAGGATGAAGGGTATTTTATTGGTAGCCAGAGCTTGCCGCAGGGCAGCATGTCTTGGAGAGGAGAACATGGCAAtgcttttaaactagagcagggtagagttaggttggatgttaggaacaagctcttcACAGTTGAGGGCAGTGAaatactgcagcaggttgcccagagaagttgtggagtctccatctctgcagaccTGCCTGAATGCCATCTtgttctaggtgaacctgctcagGGAAGGGTGTTGGACCAGATGTTCTCCatcttctctggttctgtgatggtTTCGTTCTTCCTTGGTAGAAGCAGCACAGATGTAGTTTGCACAGCAGTTCCCTGTAGAGTGAGCctgggggaggagcagctggagctctggagcccctTGCAGTGGCATTCTGCATTACTCTGGTGCTTGTCCTTCTCCCGCAGGGGAGCTGTGAGGCAAATGCACCACACGCAGCATGTGCTCTGTACCGGGGGGCTGCTTAGCCCTGCAGACTGGTGCAGGAACTTCATCTgcttccctctcttctttcaAGATGACAGTGTGTACCTCTTTGTTGTGAACCACCCCCAGCAGAAGAGCACAGTGGAGCTGTTCAAGTTTATGGAAGATGACAATTCCCTGCTGCACCTGAAAACCATTCGTCATGACCTTCTGACCTGGTACTGGGGCcagacacaactcccctctctcccccttctctctctcccccttctctctctctctctctctctctctctcccccttctctctctctctctctcccccttctctctctcccccttctctctctctcccccttcatgCTTTCATGTCATTCCTTCATttgtttctctccctctctttttattttgttaGTGTGAATGATATAGTAGCTATGGGACCAGACAGCTTCTATGCCACCAATGACCACTACTTCACTGACTTCATCTTGatgtccttggagatgttcttGGGTTTAACTTGGTCAAATGTTGTTTACTACAGTCCAAAGGAAGTTAAGGAAGTAGCAGCTGGGTTTTATTCAGCCAATGGCATTAACACCTCCCCAGACAAAAAGTAAGTTTCTTGATACCTTAGAATTTGTTTGCTCACACAGAATGCCCAAATTCTGGTTTGTAGATGTGGTCTCTCTCTATGGCCAAGTGGCTAAACTGGCTCATGTAAGGCAAAGTACTACCTGCACTATGTCAGTGATGTGGAGGGTTTGGAGAGCAGAAGTCTTCTATCTTCTTCTTAACTAGAGGCAatgtttgctgctttgcctgggAGCTTGTGGGCAACAGGATCAAAAGCTGCTGCACTTCAACCAGCCCTGGGGATATTGCTTGTAAGGACTGATGAGGCAGGATTTCTGCAAGAGGGGGGAAGTCTGCATGGCTGAGTTAACCAGCCTTGAGCTGTACATAAGTGATCTTCAGTTTAAAAGGAAGCAAATCTGTGGGCTTCAGGTTCCAAGGGTCTGTGTCAGAGTCATAATGGCACTGAGAAGGCCTGGCACAGTGTGAAGCTGCAGTGGTGTCTCAGCAGGTTGGCTTCAGTTCAGTACCCTGTGGCCTGCTTGCAGTCTGTTGCTGTGTGAGAACTGTGAGCTGAATTTGCTCCTGGGAGGAGCTGGGCTtgcacaggagctgctttttGTGTCTGCTGACTCTTGTGTATCTCtaaaagctgcttttttttgaAGGTACATCTATGTGGCAGATGTATTGGACCACAGTGTCCATGTTATGGAGAAACATGCTAACTGGAGTCTAACCCACGTGAAGGTGAGCTGCTGGTCCATGGAAATGAGCTCTGTGTGAATCTTGGACAGACTGGCCCCTAGCAATGCTTCAGATTTCAGCCTGACCATGTGTAAAGCTCAGGGCTggacagctcctgctgtgggtttgcagaggtgctgtGTGCCCCTTACACAGCTTCAGGGCTTGCACTCTCACATCAgcaagcagagaaggctccttGGGTGTGCTGTCGAGCCACAGTGGAAGTCTGCCTTGGTCAGGCTGGTCAGAGAACCAAGCACTGAAGCCATCAGTCAGCACAAGTGTAGGTGGGAAGGCTTGGAGCAGCAAGCAGGTGTGTGATGGCACAGAGGAGGGTTCTGGAGCACTCCAGGGGCAAAGTGTAACAGCACTGAGGGAGAAGAGTCCTCAGAAAATCCAAGTTTTgtcagctggaagctctggacAAAGCTGTTTATGGTCTGGTTTGCTGCCAGGACTCCTGCTAGCTTTAGctgctctttccttccctttcccctctgtgTTGCACAGACCCTGCAGCTGGACACGCTGGCTGATAACCTGTCTGTAGACCCTCACACTGGGGACATCTGGACAGGATGCCACCCCAATGGCATGAAGCTCTTCTACGATGACCCTGATGATCCGCCTGGCTCTGAGGTACCTTGTGGGAGAtgtctctgggctctgcctgtgccacagAGTTGCTCTGTTCAAATCTCCCTGCTCTAACTtggaacggtttaggttggaggagacctcacagctcatccagttccaactccctgccataggcagggacacctcccactagaacagatcgctcaaggcctcgtccaacctggtgctgaacacctccagggaggttgtggagcacagaatcacccaatgtgatcaaagatgtgattctgtgctccacaacctccctgggcaacctgtgccagtgtctcaccaccctcagtgaaAATTAACtctttcctgacatccagtttcagtctcccctctgccagttcaaacccattcctcctcctcctgtcattaccagaccttgtcagtagtccctctccagccttcctgtggcccccttcagatgctggatgGCCACtaaaaggtctcctcaaagcctcttctccaatctgaagagccccaattcttgtagcctgtcctcataagttAGCTCTGCATTACACAGGGAAGTTCTTGGCCAGACTCTTTGAAGGGAAAGGCTCAGCTGGCTTCCAGCTTGTAGCTTCTGCTCTCAAGGGGAATGCCTGCACAGTGCATTCCCACTAACAAACACCTATTCAGCTCCTCAGGAGACAACTGAATCATTTCCATCCAGTATTTCAGGCATTCTGGACTCCTCAGACTGCTTTctgtgcagctgtggctgtgcaatCAGACTTTGATGAACTGTGTTAAAAGCCTGAGCCagcaccaaacaaaacccaattgACTGAGTGCAGAAACCTTGGCCCTGGCAGGATTGATCTGTGCCAGTGTGGGTCCTCAGTAGGTGACACTGgcattcttctttccttctgaaagcAACGAGGTACTGGCATCAGCCTGCTAGCAGCTGGGATCACAGGGGCCTAGCTGGTGTCTGTTTGATTTCAGCCTTGTCTAAAGCTCTTCATAAGTCActtgctccacaacctccctggaggtattccaggccaggttggaagaagagtccctgcctatggcggggtggggggggcttggaactggctgatctttgtgctcccttccagcctaaaccactctatgattctgtggtgctgctaTTCCCTGCGTGGGTGgaagcctctcagcagctgtgtctctcttctctcctcctcgGGCAGGTGCTGCACATCCAGGACATCCTCGGGGAGCGCCCGGCGGTGACCCGCGTCTATGCCGACGACGGCTCCGTGCTGCAGGGCACCTCGGTGGCAGCAGTGTACCAGGGCAAGCTGCTCATTGGCACCGTCTTCCACAGAGCTCTCTACTGTGAGCTATAGCTCGATGAGGGTAAGGTCTGCTGCACTGGAAGGAATTGGAGTCCTTCAGAACTTAGCTTCTGCCAGATTTCACTAACGAGGCTGTGCCAGCAAGGGTGAACCAGAGAcatggaaagggactttttttcttgccttcctCTCCAACATGAGAGTTTTGTACAACAGTAAAGGAAATGGAATTAAAGGTAAAAAACTAGGTAGTGTAGTGGGCTGGACCCTGTGTTGTTAACAAAGGAGAACTCATCTGAATTTCAACTTCAGGCTCAACTGTCGGACACTGCCTTGTCTGTTGTGACTGGATTTGTGGTTTAgggttccccccacccccagagaGTGCTGATTTTGTAAATGAGAGTTGCTAACCACCACTGTGCTGCTTGTCACCGACCCCTGGGCCTTCCCAGGGCCTAGTGAGCTAAGGGTCCTCCTTCCAGATCTTCCTCTTGGCTTTTCCTAATGCTCCTGAAACAACAGGGAGGAGAATAAAGGTTATTTCAGGCtcacttctttcttcttcccccatAAAGCCATCTCCTAACCTGACTCCACTTTAATCAtttaccttagaatcatagaatcagtcaagttggaagagacctcataagctcatccagtccaacctatcacccagccctgtccaatcaactagacccaaaccattctgctccaggcttagggagctgctgagcagtgtctgTAGTGCAGTTAGAGCCTCTTCCCACACCTATTTTAATCAAGATAATAGTCTGGGTTGAGGTTTCTTGTATCTTGTTGCAGGTAGGGGCCATATTAGCAGCAAGGAAGCTTTCTGAttcagctgcagggatgcaCAGGCTGGGTTAAGAGGCAGCTTAAGTGCAGAGTGGCCTAGATTCTGCCAGATGTAAATCCAGGGAAATGACAATACTGATGGGACAGCCTGTCTCCCTCTGCTTCTTCCTCACTCAGTGCTTTACTAAAATTCACATCCAAACATCTTAGGCATGTTCAGAACTGCTCTGCTGTCTGAGGTGCCTCTTACCACCACCTAGCACTGCGGTGTGAAATGGTGAAGTGTTTTCTGTACCAAAACTAAGCCAAGGCTTTCCAACACACAAACactgaccagcagcagcagcctctgcaggctgcatttcACTTGCATATGAACCCCCAAAGGGCCATTCTCTTTCTTTACTCTTTTTTTGGTCCTCTTGCTTCTTTACATAATTGCAGCTTGTAAGAGATCCATTTGGAGGCCTGGCAATTGGGCCAAAAGCTTGGCATTAAAATCATCTccacagagcagaaggaaggaaagaacaaGCAGAGCAAGATCCAGTCTGTCCCACACAGCAACAgctgtccagtgacaggatgttagggggtggaagggacatctggagatcttccagtccaacccccctgcagagcaggaccagaaaatccagcacaggtcacacaggaacacatccaaacagggctggaaaggctccagagaaggagactccacaacctctctgtgcagcctgtgccagggctctgggacccttacagtcaagttcttcctcatgttgaggtggaacctcctgtgctgcagtttccatccattgctccttatcccttgtcctatcccagggcacaggtgagcagaacctgtcccttccttcctgacccccacccctcagctattcatagacattgctcagatcccctctcagccttctcctctccagactaagcagccccagggctcagccttacctcatcaggcagtgctgcagtcccttcagcatccttgcagccctcgcttggactctctc
This genomic stretch from Pogoniulus pusillus isolate bPogPus1 chromosome 28, bPogPus1.pri, whole genome shotgun sequence harbors:
- the LOC135187964 gene encoding serum paraoxonase/arylesterase 2, with protein sequence MGKLLAVALVGIAAALLAERLFTLRARLNASRQVAPLTLPTCRLVKGIETGSEDIDILPNGLAFISSGLKYPGVKSLAPDKPGEIFLMDLNEDNPRAVELRISRGFDLASFNPHGISTYIDKDDSVYLFVVNHPQQKSTVELFKFMEDDNSLLHLKTIRHDLLTCVNDIVAMGPDSFYATNDHYFTDFILMSLEMFLGLTWSNVVYYSPKEVKEVAAGFYSANGINTSPDKKYIYVADVLDHSVHVMEKHANWSLTHVKTLQLDTLADNLSVDPHTGDIWTGCHPNGMKLFYDDPDDPPGSEVLHIQDILGERPAVTRVYADDGSVLQGTSVAAVYQGKLLIGTVFHRALYCEL